In Paractinoplanes brasiliensis, the following proteins share a genomic window:
- a CDS encoding MFS transporter encodes MPLLPTLGRTVGTGVKAARLLVRGSVRGGAWATRRVGTARARGAAGETGMIRLFDLHALSCAGDTLIAIGLAGTIFFNVPLGEARSKVALYLLITMVPFALLAPVVGPLLDHFRHGRRYALAVTMLGRAFLAYVISDHLFGWGLYPAAFGVLALSRAYGVARSAAVPRLLPEGVGLSQVGARASVYGTFAGAVVAPVGLLAFKFGPQWPLRVAMIIFIVGMVVSLRLPPRADSEPPEAVPRPWRAMLRLGRGEDRPLSGSLVISALIGSASLRLLYGFMLLFLAFVIMADQLDTTVLGTDIGRKGAVGLIGGALAVGTFLSTAVGTRLHIRRPLALQSAGLAVVALVGVLATAFYSLATVTLLALLVAIFSGIAKLAVDATIQERVPERLRASAFSHSETVLMIAWVLGGGIGIIPLPGRLGVALVALLAVIAAARAGYVATRLHNERLSGRAEEPSAEADPSPAHATVGSPRPSEATSRPGDPSAPGGSSRPSDPSASGGPSRRGGSSPDPDARWSARSAEPTDPWPEAPTVPARTRSNSAPPNRPASPPTRADPPTRVDRRRTEPPSKVDLGETKRSWFGRRKDKKPSSEAAPRGSEPAAAFPGGSGPQEAPEPDATPAPPGFHVYRPSSAEHPTSGGSTTDDSAR; translated from the coding sequence ATGCCGCTGCTTCCCACTCTCGGACGCACAGTCGGCACCGGCGTCAAGGCGGCCCGCCTGCTGGTGCGGGGTTCCGTGCGCGGTGGGGCCTGGGCGACCCGCCGGGTCGGCACGGCACGGGCCCGCGGCGCCGCCGGCGAGACCGGCATGATCCGGCTGTTCGACCTGCACGCGCTCTCCTGCGCCGGCGACACGCTGATCGCGATCGGGCTGGCCGGCACGATCTTCTTCAACGTCCCGCTGGGTGAGGCGCGCAGCAAGGTCGCGCTCTACCTGCTCATCACGATGGTGCCGTTCGCGCTGCTGGCGCCGGTGGTCGGCCCGCTGCTCGACCATTTCCGGCACGGCCGCCGCTATGCGCTGGCGGTCACCATGCTCGGCCGGGCGTTCCTGGCCTACGTGATCTCCGATCACCTGTTCGGCTGGGGCCTCTATCCGGCGGCTTTCGGGGTGCTTGCGCTTTCCCGGGCGTACGGGGTGGCCCGCTCGGCCGCCGTGCCCCGGCTGCTGCCCGAGGGGGTCGGCCTGTCCCAGGTCGGCGCGCGGGCCAGCGTCTACGGCACCTTCGCCGGGGCCGTGGTCGCTCCGGTGGGCCTGCTCGCGTTCAAGTTCGGCCCGCAGTGGCCGCTGCGCGTGGCGATGATCATCTTCATCGTCGGCATGGTGGTGTCGCTGCGCCTGCCCCCACGTGCCGACTCCGAGCCGCCCGAGGCCGTGCCGCGTCCGTGGCGCGCGATGCTGCGTCTGGGACGGGGTGAGGACAGGCCGCTCTCCGGCTCGCTGGTGATCTCCGCGCTGATCGGCAGCGCCAGCCTGCGTCTGCTGTACGGCTTCATGCTGCTCTTCCTGGCCTTCGTGATCATGGCCGACCAGCTCGACACCACCGTGCTGGGCACCGACATCGGCCGCAAGGGCGCCGTCGGCCTGATCGGGGGCGCGCTGGCCGTGGGCACCTTCCTGTCCACCGCCGTGGGCACCCGTCTGCACATCCGCCGCCCGCTCGCGCTGCAGTCGGCCGGCCTTGCGGTCGTGGCGCTCGTGGGCGTCCTGGCCACGGCGTTCTACAGCCTGGCCACGGTGACCCTGCTGGCGCTGCTGGTCGCGATCTTCAGCGGCATCGCCAAGCTGGCCGTCGACGCCACCATCCAGGAACGCGTCCCCGAACGCCTGCGCGCCAGCGCCTTCTCCCACTCCGAAACGGTCCTGATGATCGCCTGGGTGCTGGGCGGCGGCATCGGCATCATCCCGCTGCCCGGCCGCCTGGGCGTCGCGCTGGTCGCCCTGCTGGCCGTGATCGCCGCGGCCCGAGCGGGTTACGTCGCGACCCGCCTTCACAACGAACGCCTGAGCGGGCGTGCCGAAGAGCCCTCCGCGGAAGCCGATCCCAGTCCCGCCCACGCCACCGTCGGTTCACCGCGTCCCTCCGAGGCCACGTCCCGCCCTGGCGACCCGTCCGCGCCCGGCGGATCGTCACGTCCCAGCGACCCGTCCGCATCCGGCGGACCGTCACGCCGCGGCGGCTCGTCGCCCGACCCCGACGCGCGGTGGAGCGCCCGGTCAGCCGAGCCCACCGATCCGTGGCCCGAGGCCCCGACCGTGCCCGCCCGTACGCGCTCCAACAGCGCACCCCCGAACCGCCCCGCCTCTCCCCCGACGCGGGCCGACCCGCCCACACGCGTCGACCGCCGCCGCACCGAGCCGCCGTCCAAGGTTGATCTCGGCGAGACGAAGCGAAGCTGGTTCGGCCGCCGCAAGGACAAGAAGCCCTCCTCCGAGGCGGCTCCCCGCGGCTCTGAGCCCGCGGCGGCGTTCCCGGGCGGCTCCGGCCCTCAGGAAGCCCCGGAGCCCGACGCCACGCCCGCTCCCCCCGGCTTCCACGTCTACCGTCCGTCGTCGGCCGAGCACCCCACCAGCGGCGGCTCGACCACCGACGATTCCGCTCGCTGA
- a CDS encoding NUDIX domain-containing protein, with protein sequence MGLTWAESYLGKVRASIGDTDTILFVGARGVIIDEQNRLLLIQRSDNHRWAIPAGAMELGESMEECAVREVWEETGLKATSLTPFAFYSAYTYTNDYGHTYQQILMSFRIHTWEGELLRQTEESVDAGFFPLDALPGPKSFVIDETLADLAQFESTGRLVVK encoded by the coding sequence GTGGGATTGACGTGGGCTGAGTCTTATCTGGGCAAGGTACGAGCGAGCATCGGCGACACCGACACGATCCTGTTCGTCGGGGCGCGCGGCGTGATCATCGACGAGCAGAACCGGTTGCTGCTGATCCAGCGCTCCGACAACCACCGCTGGGCCATCCCGGCCGGGGCCATGGAGCTCGGCGAGAGCATGGAGGAATGCGCCGTTCGCGAGGTGTGGGAGGAAACGGGCCTCAAGGCCACCTCGCTCACGCCGTTCGCCTTCTATTCGGCGTACACCTACACCAACGACTACGGCCACACCTACCAGCAGATCCTGATGTCTTTCCGGATCCACACCTGGGAGGGCGAACTGCTCCGCCAGACCGAGGAATCCGTGGACGCCGGCTTCTTCCCGCTCGACGCCCTGCCCGGCCCGAAGTCCTTCGTCATCGACGAGACCCTGGCCGACCTGGCCCAGTTCGAGTCCACCGGACGCCTCGTCGTGAAGTAG
- a CDS encoding non-homologous end joining protein Ku, giving the protein MRAIWKGAVSFGLVSIAVKLYSATEEKDIRFHQVHRTDGGRIKYQRTCSIDGEVVSYDDIAKGYDIGGGEMVILTDEDFADLPLTTSRAIDVLEFVPADDIDPILFAKSYYLEPEGQAAKPYVLLRDALQDADRVAIVKIAIRQREQLATLRVHDDVLVLNTMLWPDEVRTPEFGFLDEDIETRPAELAMASSLIDSMAGSFKPDEFTDNYRAALQEVIDAKVEGREIVQPEEAEEAPAAAVDLMAALKASVERAKKARGEDAAPAKKTTAARKKAAPAKKAARKSA; this is encoded by the coding sequence ATGCGGGCGATCTGGAAGGGCGCGGTCTCTTTCGGGCTGGTGTCCATCGCGGTGAAGCTGTACTCGGCCACCGAGGAGAAGGACATCCGGTTCCACCAGGTGCACCGCACCGACGGCGGCCGGATCAAATACCAGCGCACGTGCTCGATCGACGGCGAGGTGGTCAGCTACGACGACATCGCCAAGGGCTACGACATCGGCGGCGGCGAGATGGTGATCCTCACCGACGAGGACTTCGCCGACCTGCCGCTCACCACGTCCCGCGCGATCGACGTGCTGGAGTTCGTGCCGGCCGACGACATCGACCCGATCCTGTTCGCGAAGTCGTACTACCTCGAGCCCGAGGGGCAGGCGGCCAAGCCGTACGTGCTGCTCCGCGACGCGCTGCAGGACGCTGACCGGGTCGCCATCGTCAAGATCGCGATCCGTCAGCGCGAACAGCTCGCCACCCTCCGTGTCCACGACGACGTGCTCGTGCTGAACACGATGCTCTGGCCCGACGAGGTGCGCACCCCCGAATTCGGGTTCCTCGACGAGGACATCGAGACCCGCCCGGCCGAACTCGCGATGGCCAGCTCGCTGATCGACTCGATGGCCGGCAGCTTCAAGCCCGACGAGTTCACCGACAACTACCGGGCCGCGCTGCAGGAGGTCATCGACGCCAAGGTCGAGGGCCGCGAGATCGTGCAGCCGGAGGAGGCCGAGGAGGCGCCGGCCGCCGCGGTCGACCTGATGGCGGCGTTGAAGGCGTCCGTCGAGCGGGCCAAGAAAGCGCGAGGTGAGGACGCGGCTCCGGCAAAGAAGACCACCGCGGCACGGAAGAAAGCCGCCCCGGCAAAGAAGGCGGCCCGCAAGTCGGCATGA
- the ligD gene encoding non-homologous end-joining DNA ligase produces the protein MPGAPLSPMLATSGALPAGPGWSYEFKWDGVRVLALFTGGPPALFARSGAVVTAAYPEIAELDLPEATLLDGEMVVLNEAGRPSFTALAERMHVRERLRAARLAATLPVTYMIFDLLFYDGEDLTGLPYRARRERLEGLGLIGPRWMVPPSFGDGPATADAARENNLEGVVAKRDDSVYLPGLRSPDWVKVKFDRTGDYVIGGWRSGVRRLGGLLVGVPAPGGLAFRGRVGGGIGAAAEKELLTALEPLAQRNSPFVSGAVPREDSKGAHWVRPELVVEVRYGNRTPDGRLRFPRFLRLRYDKSPQECVEEDEDGR, from the coding sequence GTGCCCGGTGCGCCGCTGTCTCCCATGCTCGCGACCTCGGGCGCGCTGCCGGCCGGGCCGGGGTGGAGCTACGAGTTCAAGTGGGACGGCGTACGGGTTCTCGCGCTCTTCACCGGTGGTCCACCCGCCCTGTTCGCGCGCTCCGGAGCGGTCGTCACCGCGGCGTACCCCGAGATCGCCGAGCTCGATCTGCCCGAGGCCACGCTGCTGGACGGCGAGATGGTGGTGCTCAACGAGGCCGGGCGGCCGTCGTTCACGGCGCTGGCCGAGCGCATGCATGTCCGCGAGCGGCTGCGGGCGGCCCGCTTGGCGGCGACCCTGCCGGTGACGTACATGATCTTCGATCTGCTCTTCTACGACGGCGAGGACCTGACCGGCCTGCCCTATCGCGCCCGTCGGGAGCGGCTCGAGGGGCTGGGGCTGATCGGGCCGCGCTGGATGGTGCCGCCCTCGTTCGGCGACGGCCCGGCCACCGCCGACGCGGCCCGCGAGAACAACCTTGAGGGCGTGGTGGCGAAACGGGACGACTCGGTCTATCTGCCCGGCCTCCGCTCGCCCGACTGGGTCAAGGTCAAGTTCGACCGTACGGGCGACTACGTGATCGGTGGTTGGCGATCCGGCGTCCGCAGGCTGGGCGGGCTGCTCGTCGGCGTGCCGGCGCCGGGCGGGCTGGCCTTCCGCGGGCGGGTCGGCGGGGGCATCGGGGCTGCCGCCGAGAAGGAGCTGCTCACGGCCCTCGAGCCGCTGGCCCAGCGGAACTCGCCGTTCGTTTCCGGCGCGGTGCCGCGGGAGGATTCCAAGGGCGCCCATTGGGTACGACCGGAGCTGGTGGTCGAGGTGCGGTACGGCAACCGGACCCCGGACGGGCGGTTGCGCTTCCCGCGTTTCCTGCGTCTGCGGTACGACAAGTCACCCCAGGAGTGCGTGGAGGAGGACGAGGATGGCCGGTAA
- the ligD gene encoding non-homologous end-joining DNA ligase: MAGNRLPVTIDGRDLELSNLDKVMYPAAGFTKGEVIDYYTRIAPVMLPHLADRAVTRIRFPNGVDGTHFFEKNKPGGTPDWVRLATLPVPGSTKSRETIDFVVVDDLPTLVWLANLAALELHTPQWRIGADPDLLVVDLDPGAPAGLRECSAVAMLMRDRLAEDGVSAYPKTSGKKGMQLCCPISGTQNSEVVSSYAKRVAEELATMVPGSITAKMAKAIRPGKVFIDWSQNNAAKTTVTPYSLRAQEIPTASTPLTWDEVEAVATGAEEPRHYRSSEVLDRVEEHGDLMKPLLEPGPALPA; the protein is encoded by the coding sequence ATGGCCGGTAACCGGCTGCCGGTCACGATCGACGGGCGCGACCTCGAGCTGTCCAACCTCGACAAGGTGATGTATCCGGCCGCCGGGTTCACCAAGGGCGAGGTCATCGACTACTACACGCGGATCGCGCCGGTCATGCTCCCGCATTTGGCCGACCGGGCGGTGACCCGCATCCGCTTCCCCAACGGCGTCGACGGGACGCACTTCTTCGAGAAGAACAAGCCCGGTGGCACGCCGGACTGGGTGCGACTGGCAACGCTGCCGGTGCCCGGTTCGACCAAGAGCCGCGAGACGATCGACTTCGTGGTCGTGGACGACCTGCCCACGCTGGTCTGGCTGGCCAACCTGGCCGCGCTCGAACTGCACACCCCGCAGTGGCGGATCGGCGCCGACCCCGACCTGCTGGTGGTCGACCTGGACCCGGGCGCCCCTGCCGGTCTGCGGGAGTGCAGCGCGGTCGCGATGCTGATGCGCGATCGGCTCGCCGAGGACGGGGTTTCGGCGTACCCGAAGACCTCGGGCAAAAAGGGCATGCAACTGTGCTGCCCCATCTCGGGCACCCAGAATTCCGAGGTCGTTTCCTCGTACGCGAAAAGGGTCGCCGAGGAGCTGGCGACAATGGTTCCCGGCTCGATCACCGCCAAGATGGCCAAGGCGATCCGGCCCGGCAAGGTCTTCATCGACTGGAGTCAGAACAACGCCGCCAAGACCACAGTGACCCCCTATTCCCTGCGCGCCCAAGAGATCCCGACCGCCTCGACGCCGCTGACCTGGGACGAGGTGGAGGCCGTGGCCACCGGGGCTGAGGAGCCCCGCCACTACCGATCGTCCGAAGTGCTCGACCGCGTCGAAGAACACGGCGACCTCATGAAGCCCCTGCTGGAACCGGGTCCGGCCTTGCCCGCCTAG
- a CDS encoding PadR family transcriptional regulator: MADVSQLATSLRRGTLEFCVLSLVEFEDRYGNEIVRRLGEEPNLAAGEGTIYPLLSRLRRSGWLESKWVESPSGPPRRYYGLTPGGRSALAHFRSEWVSFRQTVDRLVGTGEAA, translated from the coding sequence ATGGCAGATGTCTCGCAGTTGGCGACGAGTCTGCGCCGCGGCACGCTCGAGTTCTGTGTCCTGTCCCTGGTCGAGTTCGAGGACAGATACGGCAACGAGATCGTGCGCAGGCTGGGCGAGGAGCCCAACCTGGCCGCCGGCGAGGGCACGATCTATCCGCTGCTTTCGCGCTTGCGCCGATCGGGCTGGTTGGAGAGCAAATGGGTCGAGTCGCCCAGCGGCCCGCCGCGGCGCTACTACGGACTCACCCCCGGCGGCCGTTCCGCGCTCGCACACTTCCGCAGCGAGTGGGTGTCGTTCCGGCAGACCGTCGACCGTCTTGTGGGAACCGGGGAGGCAGCATGA
- a CDS encoding HAAS signaling domain-containing protein, translated as MKTRPNDVVTEYLHEVDQRLAGLPVLQRRELLADLEAHIAAERAERNLTSEGELIEVLERLGSPETVAAAAHEEAGTRPKPPAPPRRFLWPWLAAGAGVLLVLLVCLGVAVFAQSSTSEPAFPSTEVPASPAVEPTATPT; from the coding sequence ATGAAGACCAGGCCGAACGATGTCGTCACCGAATACCTGCACGAGGTCGACCAGCGGCTGGCAGGCCTGCCCGTGCTGCAACGCCGCGAGCTGCTGGCCGACCTCGAGGCGCACATCGCCGCCGAGCGGGCCGAACGCAACCTGACCAGCGAGGGCGAGCTGATCGAGGTGCTCGAGCGGCTCGGCAGCCCGGAAACGGTGGCCGCGGCCGCCCACGAAGAGGCAGGCACCCGCCCGAAGCCGCCGGCCCCGCCGCGCCGGTTTCTGTGGCCGTGGCTCGCGGCGGGCGCCGGGGTGCTGCTCGTGTTGCTCGTCTGTCTCGGCGTGGCTGTCTTTGCTCAGAGCAGCACCTCCGAGCCGGCGTTCCCGTCGACCGAGGTCCCGGCGTCGCCAGCCGTTGAGCCGACCGCCACGCCGACCTAG
- a CDS encoding DNA repair helicase XPB — protein MSGGPLIVQSDKTLLLEVDHPDAKACRMAIAPFAELERSPEHVHTYRLTPLGLWNARAAGHDAESVVDSLIKFSRYPVPHALLVDVAETMDRYGRLQLVNDPSHGLVLRGLDKIVLVEVAKSKKLAGMLGAKIDDETIVVHPSERGRLKQALLKLGWPAEDLAGYVDGEAHEISLAEDGWSLRSYQQEAVDGFWAGGSGVVVLPCGAGKTLVGAAAMATAKATTLILVTNTVAGRQWKRELIARTSLTEDEIGEYSGERKEIRPVTIATYQVLTSRRGGAYPHLDVFGARDWGLVVYDEVHLLPAPIFRFTADLQARRRLGLTATLVREDGREGDVFSLIGPKRYDAPWKDIEAQGWIAPAECVEVRVTLTDAERMAYAVTEAEERYRVAATARTKLPVVKALVDKHPDEPVLVIGGFLDQLHELGEYLDAPIVQGSTTNKERERLFDAFRAGELRTLVLSKVGNFSIDLPEAAVAIQVSGTFGSRQEEAQRLGRVLRPKADGRQAHFYTVVSRDTIDTEYAAHRQRFLAEQGYAYTIVDADDILGPALPQID, from the coding sequence GTGAGCGGCGGGCCTCTGATCGTCCAGTCCGACAAGACTCTGCTTCTGGAGGTGGACCACCCGGACGCGAAGGCGTGCCGGATGGCCATCGCCCCGTTCGCCGAGCTGGAAAGGTCGCCGGAACACGTGCACACGTACCGGCTGACCCCGCTCGGCCTGTGGAATGCCCGCGCCGCGGGTCACGACGCCGAGAGCGTCGTCGACTCGCTGATCAAGTTCTCGCGTTACCCGGTCCCGCACGCGTTGCTGGTCGACGTGGCCGAGACGATGGACCGGTACGGGCGGCTGCAGCTGGTCAACGACCCGAGCCACGGCCTGGTGCTGCGCGGCCTCGACAAGATCGTGCTGGTCGAGGTGGCGAAGTCCAAGAAGCTCGCGGGCATGCTCGGCGCCAAGATCGACGACGAGACCATCGTGGTGCACCCGTCCGAGCGCGGCCGCCTCAAGCAGGCGCTGCTCAAGCTGGGCTGGCCTGCGGAGGACCTGGCCGGTTACGTCGACGGCGAGGCCCACGAGATCAGCCTGGCCGAGGACGGCTGGAGTCTGCGCTCCTATCAGCAGGAAGCGGTCGACGGCTTCTGGGCGGGCGGCTCGGGGGTGGTGGTGCTGCCCTGCGGCGCCGGAAAGACGCTGGTCGGGGCGGCCGCGATGGCCACGGCGAAGGCCACCACGCTGATTCTGGTGACCAACACGGTGGCCGGGCGGCAGTGGAAGCGCGAGCTGATCGCGCGTACGTCGCTGACCGAGGACGAGATCGGCGAGTACTCGGGGGAGCGCAAGGAGATCCGCCCGGTCACCATCGCGACGTACCAGGTGCTCACCTCGCGCCGGGGCGGGGCGTACCCGCACCTCGACGTCTTCGGCGCCCGCGACTGGGGCCTGGTCGTCTACGACGAGGTGCACCTGCTGCCCGCGCCGATCTTCCGGTTCACCGCCGACCTGCAGGCTCGTCGCCGCTTGGGTCTGACCGCAACCCTCGTACGGGAGGACGGCCGCGAAGGCGACGTGTTCTCGCTGATCGGCCCGAAGCGCTACGACGCCCCGTGGAAGGACATCGAGGCGCAGGGCTGGATCGCGCCCGCCGAGTGCGTCGAGGTGCGGGTCACCCTCACCGACGCCGAGCGGATGGCGTACGCGGTGACCGAGGCCGAGGAGCGCTACCGGGTGGCCGCCACCGCCCGCACCAAGCTGCCGGTGGTGAAGGCGCTGGTCGACAAGCACCCTGACGAGCCGGTGCTGGTCATCGGCGGTTTCCTCGACCAGCTGCACGAGCTCGGCGAATACCTCGACGCCCCGATCGTGCAGGGCTCGACCACCAACAAGGAGCGGGAACGGCTGTTCGACGCGTTCCGCGCCGGTGAACTGCGCACGCTGGTGCTGTCGAAGGTCGGCAACTTCTCGATCGACCTGCCCGAGGCGGCGGTGGCGATCCAGGTGTCCGGCACCTTCGGCTCACGTCAGGAGGAAGCGCAACGTCTGGGCCGGGTGCTGCGGCCCAAGGCTGACGGGCGGCAGGCGCACTTCTACACCGTCGTCTCCCGCGACACGATCGACACCGAGTACGCCGCCCACCGTCAGCGCTTCCTGGCCGAGCAGGGCTACGCCTACACGATCGTCGACGCCGACGACATCCTCGGCCCCGCCCTGCCCCAAATCGACTGA
- a CDS encoding helicase-associated domain-containing protein yields the protein MATTFADQLRSLTDEALSALVQLRPDLVVPVPADISALAVRAQSRGSVARCLDGLDEFTLHVLDAARLSRSAETATTSVDAILELATGVAPDDVRVAIDRLRVRFLLYGNEDSLHLVGAIDEVTSPYPAGLGRPADYLDAQAAALCADKAKLRRTVLAAPPGARAVLDRLAAGPPIGALRREAVAEPVRWLVDNHVLVPISEAGRAPRADGELVELPREVGLLLRRDTGPLGALRPFPPIPEGAARDPKSVDSAGAGQVMEAVRSTEALLEALAAEPAPVLRAGGLGVRDLKRLARTAGLDEPGAALLLEVAYAAGLLGEADVAGSGRSVTVSRASGAVDEVFLPTGAYDLWRALSSAQRWTALARAWLAMTRQPGLVGQRDDRDRPINALAPDAERAGAPQARREALLVLADLKPGTAPQADEVLGLLAWQTPRRSRGREAAHRDALTGAAQLGVSALGAITSYGRLLLEDVDDTDVDPLGVRPASTEPPDDAVGTLDALLPAPVDHVLVQADLSVVVPGPPEPELAAELDVIAEPESAGGASVFRVTAASVRRALDVGYTAADLHAVFRRRSRTPVPQTLSYMIDDAARKHGGLRAGSAGSYLRSDDEALLAEVLADKRLGVLGLRQIAPTVLVSPLQVARLLGALREAGFAPVAEDAGGAAVLSRPKVRRAPTRTSVASRLADQAGPPVLAGPRLAGVVEQIRRGDIATRAARRAPVTVRAANGQGVAGLTPVQQHGQAMAVLQQAVREKVKVWVGYVDSHGATLSRLVRPVSLSAGYLRAEDERTETLHTFALHRITAAVPDEEK from the coding sequence ATGGCCACCACATTCGCCGATCAACTGCGGTCGCTGACCGACGAGGCGCTGAGCGCGCTCGTCCAGCTGCGACCCGACCTTGTCGTGCCCGTGCCCGCCGACATCTCCGCGCTGGCCGTACGGGCCCAGTCCCGCGGCTCGGTCGCGCGCTGCCTCGACGGCCTCGACGAGTTCACGCTTCATGTCCTCGACGCGGCCCGGCTGAGCCGCTCGGCCGAGACGGCGACGACCTCGGTCGACGCGATCCTCGAGCTGGCCACCGGCGTCGCCCCCGACGACGTGCGGGTGGCGATCGACCGCCTCCGGGTGCGGTTCCTGCTCTACGGCAACGAGGACTCCCTGCACCTGGTGGGCGCGATCGACGAGGTCACGTCGCCCTATCCCGCCGGTCTGGGCCGTCCCGCCGACTACCTCGACGCCCAGGCGGCCGCGCTCTGTGCCGACAAGGCCAAACTTCGCCGTACGGTCCTGGCCGCCCCGCCCGGCGCCCGAGCCGTGCTCGACCGGCTCGCCGCTGGTCCGCCCATCGGCGCGCTGCGGCGTGAGGCTGTCGCCGAGCCGGTGCGGTGGCTGGTCGACAATCACGTGCTGGTGCCGATCAGCGAGGCCGGCCGGGCCCCACGCGCTGACGGCGAGCTGGTCGAGTTGCCCCGCGAGGTGGGCCTGCTGCTGCGGCGGGACACCGGGCCGCTGGGCGCGCTGCGGCCGTTCCCGCCCATCCCCGAGGGCGCCGCCCGCGACCCGAAATCCGTCGACTCGGCCGGCGCCGGTCAGGTCATGGAGGCCGTACGCAGCACGGAGGCGTTGCTCGAGGCGCTGGCGGCCGAGCCCGCCCCGGTGCTGCGGGCCGGCGGCCTGGGCGTACGGGATCTCAAGCGTCTCGCCCGCACGGCCGGCCTGGACGAACCCGGGGCGGCTCTGCTGCTCGAGGTCGCGTACGCGGCCGGGCTGCTCGGCGAGGCCGACGTGGCGGGCAGCGGGCGGTCGGTGACCGTGAGCCGGGCGAGCGGGGCCGTCGACGAGGTCTTTCTGCCCACCGGCGCGTACGACCTGTGGCGCGCGCTCAGCAGTGCCCAGCGCTGGACGGCGCTGGCGCGGGCCTGGCTCGCGATGACCCGGCAGCCGGGCCTGGTCGGGCAGCGCGACGACCGGGACCGTCCGATCAACGCGCTCGCCCCCGACGCCGAGCGCGCCGGCGCCCCGCAGGCCCGTCGCGAGGCGCTGCTGGTGCTGGCCGACCTCAAGCCGGGCACGGCGCCACAGGCCGACGAGGTGCTCGGCCTGCTCGCCTGGCAGACCCCACGGCGCTCGCGCGGGCGTGAGGCGGCTCACCGTGACGCCCTGACGGGGGCCGCCCAGCTCGGCGTCTCGGCGCTCGGGGCCATCACCTCGTACGGGCGTCTGCTCCTGGAAGACGTCGACGACACCGACGTCGACCCTCTCGGGGTGCGGCCGGCCTCGACGGAGCCGCCCGATGACGCCGTCGGCACGCTGGACGCGCTGCTCCCGGCCCCGGTCGATCACGTGCTGGTGCAGGCCGACCTGTCGGTCGTGGTGCCCGGTCCGCCCGAGCCGGAGCTGGCCGCCGAGCTCGACGTGATCGCCGAGCCGGAGTCGGCCGGGGGCGCGAGCGTGTTCCGGGTGACCGCGGCCAGCGTGCGGCGGGCTCTCGACGTGGGTTACACGGCGGCCGACCTGCACGCGGTCTTCCGGCGCCGGTCGCGTACGCCGGTGCCGCAGACGCTGAGCTACATGATCGACGACGCCGCCCGCAAGCACGGCGGGCTGCGGGCCGGGTCGGCCGGGTCCTATCTGCGCAGCGACGACGAGGCGCTGCTGGCCGAGGTGCTGGCCGACAAGCGGCTGGGCGTGCTCGGTCTGCGCCAGATCGCGCCGACCGTGCTGGTCAGCCCCTTGCAGGTGGCACGGCTGCTGGGCGCGCTGCGCGAGGCGGGTTTCGCGCCCGTGGCCGAGGACGCCGGGGGCGCCGCGGTGCTGAGCCGGCCCAAGGTGCGGCGGGCCCCGACCCGGACGTCGGTCGCCTCCCGGCTGGCGGATCAGGCCGGTCCGCCGGTGCTGGCCGGGCCGCGGCTGGCCGGGGTGGTCGAGCAGATCCGGCGTGGAGACATCGCCACCCGGGCCGCCCGCCGGGCGCCGGTCACCGTGCGCGCGGCCAACGGGCAGGGCGTGGCGGGGTTGACCCCGGTGCAGCAGCACGGGCAGGCGATGGCGGTGCTGCAACAGGCCGTACGGGAAAAGGTCAAGGTCTGGGTGGGTTACGTCGACTCGCACGGGGCGACGCTGTCGCGGCTGGTACGCCCGGTGTCGCTGAGCGCGGGTTATCTGCGCGCCGAGGACGAACGGACCGAGACGTTGCACACGTTCGCGCTGCACCGCATCACCGCCGCCGTGCCCGACGAGGAGAAGTAG
- a CDS encoding HAD family hydrolase translates to MSDAVGFDLDMTLIDSRPGIHAAYRALTQLTGVHVDADLAVSRLGPPLRTELAQWFPPGEIEEAVTTYRALYVEHAIKPAVPLKGAVEALAAVRELGLRVVVVTSKLGRLAALHLDHLGLIADELAGDLFAEGKAAALTSHGVRWYVGDHVGDMVAARTAGVPGIGVATGPCSAGELWEAGAAYVLDDLTGLPELLRRIAVGSGPPLK, encoded by the coding sequence GTGAGTGATGCGGTCGGGTTCGACCTGGACATGACCCTGATCGACTCCCGGCCCGGCATCCACGCCGCCTACCGGGCGCTGACCCAGCTGACCGGCGTCCACGTCGACGCCGACCTCGCGGTCAGCCGCCTGGGGCCGCCGCTGCGCACCGAGCTCGCGCAGTGGTTCCCGCCCGGCGAGATCGAGGAGGCGGTCACCACCTACCGCGCGCTTTACGTCGAGCACGCGATCAAGCCGGCCGTGCCGTTGAAGGGCGCGGTCGAGGCGCTGGCCGCCGTCCGCGAGCTGGGTCTGCGTGTTGTGGTTGTCACATCGAAGCTGGGGCGTCTGGCCGCGCTGCACCTGGATCACCTCGGTCTGATCGCCGATGAGCTCGCCGGGGACCTGTTCGCCGAGGGTAAGGCGGCCGCGCTGACGTCGCACGGCGTCCGCTGGTACGTGGGTGATCACGTCGGCGACATGGTGGCGGCGCGGACGGCCGGGGTTCCGGGGATCGGTGTGGCCACCGGGCCGTGCTCGGCCGGCGAGCTGTGGGAAGCCGGGGCGGCGTACGTGTTGGACGACCTCACCGGCCTGCCCGAGCTGCTGCGCCGGATTGCAGTTGGGTCCGGGCCCCCGCTTAAGTAG